A genomic segment from Amphiura filiformis chromosome 10, Afil_fr2py, whole genome shotgun sequence encodes:
- the LOC140161781 gene encoding EGF-like repeat and discoidin I-like domain-containing protein 3: MAKLNLNLGGGAWCPDSVRPENTGGYEYLEINLINMTRVTAVSMQGRWDYGLGREYVRKFRLEYTTNGESWSRYADQNLETVLDGNSDTHTIKTVDLSPAIIATKVRIVLVVEMVTTECMRIELFGCLWQGLTTPESTPEPFTTLAGTTELSTTEVLMTNDPETCRSSLGMSDRRISNNQLAASSVYGDDPLTYGPQNARLNLNLGGGAWCPDSVRPENTGGYEYLEINLINMTMITAVSMQGRWDYGLGREYVRKFRLEYTTNDGSWMKYKDQNLETVFDGNSDTQTFKTVDLSPAIIATKLRIVPVVEKVTTECMRIELFGCLWQVEQACECSGEQACEDSYTGETAQPLHNRMVQHRRASSGGNDSAVFYI; this comes from the exons ATGGCTAA GTTAAATTTAAACCTCGGTGGCGGGGCCTGGTGTCCAGACAGCGTACGGCCAGAGAACACGGGTGGATATGAGTACCTAGAGATAAACCTCATCAACATGACCAGGGTCACTGCCGTGTCCATGCAGGGCCGTTGGGATTACGGCCTTGGTAGGGAATACGTTAGGAAGTTCCGTTTGGAATACACAACGAATGGTGAGAGTTGGTCGAGATATGCAGATCAGAATTTAGAAACA GTATTGGATGGTAACTCGGACACACATACCATCAAGACAGTTGACCTAAGCCCAGCCATTATAGCCACCAAAGTCAGGATTGTTCTTGTAGTAGAGATGGTCACAACGGAGTGTATGAGGATAGAGCTCTTTGGATGTCTATGGCAAG gcctAACTACACCAGAATCTACGCCCGAGCCATTTACGACTTTAGCGGGTACCACTGAATTATCTACCACAGAAGTCTTAATGACAAATGATCCCG AAACATGTCGTTCAAGTCTCGGCATGAGTGACAGACGGATATCAAATAACCAGCTAGCAGCTAGCTCTGTGTACGGTGATGATCCACTAACTTACGGACCACAGAATGCAAG ATTAAATTTAAACCTCGGTGGCGGTGCCTGGTGTCCAGACAGCGTACGGCCAGAGAACACGGGTGGATATGAATACCTAGAGATAAACCTTATCAACATGACCATGATAACTGCCGTTTCCATGCAGGGTCGTTGGGATTACGGCCTTGGTAGGGAATACGTTAGGAAGTTCCGTTTGGAATACACAACGAATGACGGaagttggatgaaatataaagATCAGAATTTAGAAACA GTATTTGATGGTAACTCGGACACACAGACCTTCAAGACGGTTGACCTAAGCCCAGCCATTATAGCCACCAAACTCAGGATTGTTCCTGTAGTAGAGAAGGTCACAACGGAGTGTATGAGGATAGAGCTCTTTGGATGTCTATGGCAAG TTGAGCAAGCCTGTGAATGTTCGGGTGAGCAAGCCTGCGAAGACTCTTACACAGGCGAAACCGCCCAACCTCTTCATAATCGCATGGTACAACACCGCAGAGCTAGCTCAGGTGGAAACGACTCAGCGGTTTTCTACATCTGA